GTAATAAAATTGCTGATGTGTTTTATAGTTATTGATTGGAAATACCACGTCATGCTTATGAGATGGTGCACCATACCATGCAATAGTTTCCCCATTAATTGGCATGGCGTATGTATGCACCACAGTTGCAAAGCAGCAGACATTTTAAAAATTCAAGGACAAGGGCTCCCCAATAATCTCGCCAGTAGCATGGCCATCAATACTTTTAGCCCAAGCATCTTCAGCCTTGCTTAAGGGGTGCTTTGAGTTTATAGCTGTCTTAAGCTTCCCTTCCTTCAACGATAATCCAAGTTCTCACCCTTGGGAGTAGCAAACACTGGCACTAGGTGCTTCTTCGACAAGGTAAGTTTCTTCAGAGCAAAATTCATGATGTCACTAACACCTGGAGCCAGATATATAACCTTGCCATTTTCACTCAAATTAGGCTCAAAAGTACTCCGGGGAATCCCAGTAGCACAATTGATCACTGCATCATACTTCCTTCCAGATTGCTCTTCAGAGAAGTCCCTTCTGGTGTGTTGTGATCAAGAACCTCATCAGCTCCTAAACTCTATACAAATTCAATGTTACTGTCTCCGCAAGTGGCTGTTACATGTGCGTTTCCAATCTTTGCTAGCTGAACTGCATAGTGACCCACACCACCTGAGGCAGCAATTATCAGAAAATTTTCTTGCTTGCCGCTCCCATCAAGCTTGATCCCAACGGACTTAGTGAGAGCCTCGTGGGCTGTAAAAGCAGCAATTGGTAACCCTGCCCTTTGCTGCTGAAACTTCAGGTGGCCTTGCAACTGTCAAGCTTTCCCTAGCCACTGCAAACTCAGCTAGTCCACCTCCACTCTATAATTAGTAACAACAGAGTTAAGAACTTAAGATCGATGCTGACAATTTCTATACAATGATTCATTGATTCTGATACACTTCTTGCAACATTAAGGTTAGGGAAATAACACCAATATGATGAGTCAATGATTAAGCACTTACAGTAAGGGTAAGATAAGCAAGAACTTTATCAACAGTTTTGAAATTGTTCACTTCTGCTCCAACCTCTAAAACCTCTCCTGCCACATCGGTACCTGTTGCAATGGTCACAGTCAAGCTGAAACAAACAGTCCTCCaaataatattttacataaataataCTGAAATAATCTGCTTGAGAATGAAACAATGTATGTGCAATGAGAACCTAAAGAGACAATCATTATCTACCAATTAAAAATATgatcaaaatcttaaaaaattgTTATATAATTAATCTCAgtgaattttattaaaaaattgttATATAATTAATCTCAGTGAATTTTAACTTAATAATACAGAAGTCGTCCACTTAAAGTTTCAaacgaaatatatatatatatatatatatacaccaggAATGTGAGGGAATCTGCAAGAGGCCGGGCCATGCCGTTTTCAATTTTGCAATCAGCTAGATTTACCGTGATTGCCTTTAACTTCAGCAAAACCTCATCATTTTTTGGAGTAGGGTCTGGAACTTCAGCTTGCTGCAACAAACAATAACTACCTAATAATTGTACTAAATCAAATACGTTATACTATAGCCAAATGACTTATAATCGTTTTGAATAATTAAATGACTTATAATCATTTTGAATAATTCCATACAATTCAAGTTCAAGAAACCAATGGAAACTAACAGTTACAGTTAAGCCAGCAGCTCGTCCAACATAACTATCATATTGAATGGCGTGCATTAGCTTCCTCGCCATATCCAGAAGAGCAGGGAGAAAGGAGAAGTGGAAAGCGTTTTGGTGTTGTGGGATTTTATGGCGTGGCTATGCTTTGCGGTGGCCATTGAAGTCAACTTTGGCTAGATAGGACTCTGCTTGTCTAGTGCAGATTTTTCTTGCTCGGACCATCATTTATTAGCCACTGAAAGCATGGGTTAAGTCAATACAAAAATTCAACATAACAAAATTCAAACCCAGACGCAGCTACAAACCACGCATTTTTCTCaaaatattaagaaaaataaGGCACTCAGATGTGAAGCTTCTCACGCCACTGCTTCACCTTGCTTTCAGAGAACCACATGCCACATGGGGCGAATGATATTCCCATTATAATTGAATTATgattacttttatttatttatttttaatatatcaaAAGTTCTTAAATGTGATGGGGTTGTAACCTTTACACAACTCCATCCTATCAAATACTGTCTTCTTAAGTCCCATAGCCATGAAACAAATAGCCAGAGTTGCAAGACAAAATAAACCAATCTCAACCGTTCACAAAAGCGTGAAGATATAAATACAAAGCAAGACACAAACATATAGCGTCAGAAGCATGCTTACTCTAATGTACAATCCATGTTTGGCCCACATACGCAACCTGTATAGTAGTAAccttttaacaatttaagaacAATATATTTATCTAGGGCTCCACAATAACCTTTCCAGTAGCATGGCCAGCAATACTCTTAGCCCAAGCATCTTCAGCCTTGCTCAAGGGATGCTTTGAGTCTATAACTGTCTTAAGCTTCCCTTCCTTCACTTGTTTAACAAGATAGTCTAGGTTCTCAGCTTTGGGAACCATAAGCAGTGGCACCAGCTGCTTCTTGGAGAAGGTAAGTTTCTTTAGAGCAAAAGTCAGCATGGCATTAACGCCAGGAGTTATATCTATAACCTTCCCATTTTCACTCAAATTAGGCTCAAAAGTACTCCAAGGAATCCCAGTGGCACAATGGATCACTGCATCATACTTCCGTCCAGATGGGCTATTCAGAGCTGCCCCTTCTGGAGTCTTGTAATCAAGGACCTCATCAGCCCCTAAACTCTTTACAAACTCAATGTTACGGGCTCCGCAAGTGGCTGTCACATGTATGTTTCCAAGCTTTGCTAGCTGAACTGCATAGTGACCCACACCACCTGAGGCAGCAGTTATTAGAATGTTGGCCTGCTTGCCACTCCCATCAAGCTTGATCCCAACAGACTGAGTGAGGGCCTGATGGGCTGTAAGGCCGGCAACTGGCAAGCCTGCCCCTTCAGCTGCTGAAACTTCAGCTGGCCTTGCAACTGTCAAGCTCTCCTTAGCCACTGCAAACTCGGCTAGTCCACCTCCAGTCTGCAGTTAGCAATACATAACATAATTAACTACAGAAGAAAGATTGATACAgatgaaaattataattattacatGGTATACACTGCCTAGCTTGACTTGGTTTAGTTGCTAAAAGCATATCACTCACCCTGACAGGTGAAAGGTTCGATTTCTCACTCCCCTAATTcccctattaaaaaaaaaaaaaagaaaaactcatgaaccccacccccccccccccaaaaaaaaaaaaaatccaaaaattataataataatggaAAATTTGATGAGGGCTGAAGCGGCCACATTCTTGGTTTTCATGATCAACAAGAGCACCAGAAGAAAGACGGTCAGAAAGAACTGGAAGCCATATTGAATTTGACTACAACTAATTGATGTGATCAAATCAAATTTTGAAGGGGTCAATAGTTTAGGAATGAAAAGAGCAACCACTGTTTATATCTGAACAACCACATCGCCAAGTCTAAAAGTCCAATATCTGTATTCTTTCCATGTTGTATACTTCATGGTTTACAAGATCTATTCTCCCATTCTTGGTAATATTTCTGCATAGCAAAATCTCATAGATGCCAAAAAGTTTTGAGCTAGTTATACGTTTATCTGAAGGGCACAATTAATGCCATTAAGAATATGCTTCATCGACCTAATTGAAGCAGGTAAGTGGGGACACATCCAAAGGAGAATTATTTAACTCTCACTTTTGAAAGGACCAAGTTGCCCTGGAGCAAAAAAGTTTAAGTTACAAATGAGAATTTATTTGACAAAGAAGGTCAATAAAATCACTGGTTCCTAGCTTGGCAGATTCTGAGGAACCCAAGATTTGCCACTCAGGAAACAGATAATTAAGGTATAAGGCATGCAAACACTTGCAAATTGTTCATTAAACATACCATTCCCCAGAAATTTTTTCGTGTGCTTTTCAATTCTAGTAAACATGAGACTTCTAACACATCACCGTTCAATGCTTTTTTTTCCCCTGATTTACCTCCTGTCCATCGTTGTTTTTCATCCAGTGAGACAGTGACTGACTTGAAAATGAAAATGTCAATATATTGATTCTGATACATCTAATCAATCACTGAGATATTACAACCTAAGGTCAATAATTGCTTCAAAAACTTAAATACGATGAATCAATCAATGATTAAGCACTTACAGCATGGCTAAGCATAGCCACAATTTTATCACCAGTTTTGAAGTTCTTTACTCCTGGTCCAACCTCTAAAACTTCTCCCGCCACATCAGTACCTGTTGCAGCAAAAAATTTATCGGCAGAAAAAATTTAAGGGGAAAGATCATTTTAAAGCTCCACAAAAATTTATAAGATCCAAACACACCACTCAGTGTGTATGCCCACATATACACTCAAACTAAGACATTAGCACATCAGCATAAGATCCAAAGAATATTAAAAAGAGCGTTTCTCATGGGCTATAGTAATATAATCACATAATaagaacaacaataataatatacCTGGAATGTGAGGGAATTTACGAGGCATAAGAGGCCGCAATATGCCCTTTTGAATTTTCCAATCAACCGGATTTAGACTAGTTGCTTCTAACTTTATCAAAACCTCATCTTTCTTTGGAGTAGGGACTGGAACTTCAACATGCTGCAACAACCAAAAAGTTTCTGCCTTTACATCCATATGTAAATCAAGTTAAAGAATTTAACAAAATTCACAAAAACCCTAACAAACAATTTCAGTCCACCCCCCACCACCCACCCCCCCccgcaaaaaagaaaaaaaaaaagcagctgATGCTAGGTAACAGGAGCCGAATTCAATTCAACAGTGACCTTCAGACCAGCGGCTCCTCCACCATAACTATCATATTGAACGGCGTGCATTAGCTTCCCCGCCATGTTCAGAAGAAGCGAAGCCGTTTGGACAGAGAAAAGAGGCGTATGCAGAAAGGAAAGGCGAGCGAGAAATTCTAGAAAAAGTGATGTTAATATTTTGATAATTTGGTAAGATAACGGTGATAAAATGACTAAAATTTCTCTAATCACTAAAAAATTGTTGTGGAGTGTTCTAGGCGCCGGTTTAATGTGAGAGAAACGTGGATCGCGTGGTTGTACGTTACACGTTTGTACGTTACACGCTGCGCATTTGCCACCTTTTATTTTTTTCTCCATCTCTCGTCATTATCATCGTTTGCTGAGGTCGTCTGATTTTGTTGCCAGCATCGGTCATCGCCAACAATAAGGACGCTTGGTTGTAGTTCCCAAAACACAATTtcattttttagaaaaataattaatttatagaaaAGTTTCCAAAATACAATTTTATTTCTGAATTTATTTAATAGTTTTCCTCTATTCAAAATTATCTTTTTATTTGTCTTGATTTCCATTTGGGTTTGTATTTATTGGTGTGAGACAATTTCTTGTGATTTGTTTTCTATTTTGTTGTGGTTAGAAAATTTGCTCTGGGTTTCACACAAATTAATTTTTTCCCCCTTAATTTGTTTTCTCTTCTAATTTATCTTCACATACAATTTCTGCAGATTTGGGTTTGATGCGAATTATGTAAAGTTGGGgtagtttttttaaaaaaaaaattaacaaactgaaaaataaaatttcgtaTTCCCATATGCTTTTATGtagaattgaattttttttttaatttaattgaggtttgaaagaaaaaattttaaattatttttcagtttttttaaataataaaaatttatttttttttaatttaattaaggttttgaaagaaaaattttaagtaattttcCAATGATCTTTTATAGTAAAAGTTAtattttttaactattttttaaataaaaaatgatgactttttttaactaaaattctCCTATGACCTGTTGAAAAGCTTGAGCCTTTAAATATTAAGCGCTGGGTCTGGGTTACTGAGCTAGAGATAAAATGGAAGCCGAATAATAATTTGATTGGAtttgatttttattaatttaataaaataattaaattaaataaaaaataaaatttttaaaaataattatttaaattaaattaattaaatagaataaattaatttaattaaatttgatttttttaatctATTAAATTAAATAGAATAGAGATTTTTTTATCAGGAAAAATTGTTTGCATTATCTTCAAGACCTGTTGTTTGTCTTGTCTGCGTTGCTGCATACAAAGTCAACCACGCGGAATTGTCTGCctaatttcttcttctttggtTTTCACTCGTTTCTCACTGTGCCTGATCCTTTGCCGGCAACCTTAACAtcgtcaaaattaaaattaaaaataaaatccatCCCTCATAAAAACAACTAAACATAACCTTTTATGGGAAGAAAACTTCACTTAATATCTCATCAGATTCTTCATATGTATCCTTCAAAGGACTACACATCTCTGCTATGTAGCTTATATTCTATGCCAcccatttgtttgtttgtttTCTATTTCTTCTTCTCATGGCAAGCCTCAAATCCCCACTATATTGATACTTAACTTTGGCCTTGGAGGATCAATTTTGCTTGCAAGAGCTAACGATTTCATGAAGATTGTCTGTGAAGGAGACTCTTAAATTTTAATCAACGCTCTTAATGGAGGCTTTATTCTTTTGAACATAAAAGGTGTTGTTAAACATATCAAACTCTTGGCTTCTTCTTTTTAGAAGGTCTCTTTCTCTTTTGTGATGAGGAATTACAGTCAAGCAGCCCACACGCTTGCCAATCGAGTTCTACGAGACTCATCCTTTATGTTTAATCCCTCGCTTCAAGTGTATTTTGTATCGGCTTCGATACTAATCTAATCTTTCTCTTCTCTGtattttatctaaaaaaaaaaaaaattctatgaaTTTATCACTGATTACAGTGGTGGACATATGATAGCTGTATATATGATTTGTAAGAGATCAAACTTCAACCCCACTATCCCCTGCCTCTACAATAAACAAAAATGAATTTATGACCAATTGCTAATATACCAGAAGGAATTCAAGGTAATGAGTAATGAACAAGAAAGATGGATCAAAATAAGAACATTTATTTTCTCTAGTCATCTTCTACTAAACATCTATTTGCAAAACTCATCATATCACACCacccaaaaagaaagaaaaagaaaaaaaaaaaaaaaaggtaaaagtaCTACATAATCAATTAAGCATTTTCAGTGACATATCCGACAGCTTCCTTGTAGTTATTCCACAAATCTGTGACCAGGGTTGAAACCATCTCTGAGAAGCTATCAGCAAGCTCAGGTAAATCTTTCAACAACCCGTCAAGAGATGATCTTGTCTTCTCAACTACAACTCCAATAGCCGACCCTGTAACAGCAGCAGAACCCGTAACTGCTTCTGTAAGAAGATCAAAACCACTAGATATTAAACTACTTATTGCCTCTATTATTAGCTCCAACATGTAATCAAAACATGCCTTGACAGCCTCTGCAATCTGTTGAAGTGCACCATGGGCAGCTTCACCAGGTACCTTGAAAGCTTGGATGATCAACACTAGAAGGTAAGCTGTAACAGTGAAGATTAAGCGTGAAACGAGATTTGAGATTGTGTTTACAGCAAAGAAAATCAGCTTGAAAAGGAAGACTACCATTTCTTTCTGGTTGATTATTAATCTTGAatttgagagagaaagagagataagagaagaaAACTTGTGAATGAAGGCAAAGAGTTGAGTATTATATGGGTTAGAATTTATAAACAATAATCTTCAAAGAATGGAACTTTTCCAAGGCGATGTTGATGTTGTGTAGTGGAAACCGTTGAATTTCCCTTGGGTGATCTGTTCTACGTTTAGTATCAGATGGGGTAGTTGTTGTCCTCACTCAGCACTTGTTCTAAGAAATTGTCATGCTTGCCTCCATCTagctttttaattatattattctaACTAATGCttagttaaaaaattaattagatgGTGACTACATTGTTTAGTACACCAAATTCAGGGAAGACTTCAACTCGTGAACTATGAATCTAGTTAATTAAGATGTTGCTTTAGCTATATTATTAATTATGACCAGAAGTCAAATAAAAATTAGCAAATTCTGATTTTTGGATCCTCAATTCCAGCCGatccatttaaattaaaatagggaATCTTTATTAATCAACTTAGAAATGTGCTGATATCATGTTCAAATCTTACTGAGAAAAATTAATGAGCTTTAGTTCAATTGTACTACAGTTATCTCCAGATTTATTATATTTGGAGTTGGAGTCATAATCGAAGCTAATTGTATAAAAAAAAgttattaatgataataaaaaaacCTCTGGCTACATGAAGTTGCTTGCAGGAGCTGGATTTTTAACCCAAGGCCAATAGGTCATCAGAAGAATCTTCTATTTTGAACAAAGGGTGTTCTCTTTCATGTCAGGTGTTGAAAAATTTACAATTGGTTTCTATTGGCAGCAAAAACTGGTGGTGGATTAACAGAAAGTTTAGATCTGTCaatgaatttaaatatattttatatgttaTGAAGCATAACGTCAATAATCTAGACATTTGCAGCATAGCACCGACTCCAAATTTCTTGCTTCACCCTAATTTATGCCTAGGGCTAAAGCTTCACCTGATGAATGGTGAAGTGGACTTAGCACATTATATCTTCCTTTGGAAGAAAATCTGCTAAGCAAATCAATCTTTTCTTGGTTCATTTGGAACAAATTAGACTTGAATTCAAGACTTCACATCATGAATTCCAAATATCTCAGGAACTTCCTTGAATACaagaaatatcatgaaaattttgTAATATACAAATTATGAATCATGTCCTTTTTACTATAATTCACCACTTGCAATTAACATCAAAACTCCATGCTAATACACAACAGTTTGTAGGCTGCACATTATTTAAGGTATAAATATACACTATACAACAAACTGATGAGTTCTCTCAGATAAAAGGAGAAATCAAACTCTAATTTACAAAAAGAGCGTGACTCAGATTTGCCAATCCTTTCTTACTTGACAACTTCTCTCTGTCTTAATAGTTCTCATTTAGCTTAAATACAGAGCTGACATATTCTTCTGTGTCCCAAAGGAAAGAACCAAAAGCAACTGCCTCCAAAATTAATCTCCTCAGGCTTGAAAAAGAAGTCAAAATAACCTCATCATTCTCCAGCAAACCATTCTTGTCATTCCCAAAAAGTGCACAGCTATGCTTCTCAATCAAATTTACAGCCTCTTTAGATTTCAGTTTCGCACATCTCTGCAATGTCTCAGCGTC
This sequence is a window from Hevea brasiliensis isolate MT/VB/25A 57/8 chromosome 10, ASM3005281v1, whole genome shotgun sequence. Protein-coding genes within it:
- the LOC110646232 gene encoding chloroplast envelope quinone oxidoreductase homolog isoform X2, translating into MAGKLMHAVQYDSYGGGAAGLKHVEVPVPTPKKDEVLIKLEATSLNPVDWKIQKGILRPLMPRKFPHIPGTDVAGEVLEVGPGVKNFKTGDKIVAMLSHATGGGLAEFAVAKESLTVARPAEVSAAEGAGLPVAGLTAHQALTQSVGIKLDGSGKQANILITAASGGVGHYAVQLAKLGNIHVTATCGARNIEFVKSLGADEVLDYKTPEGAALNSPSGRKYDAVIHCATGIPWSTFEPNLSENGKVIDITPGVNAMLTFALKKLTFSKKQLVPLLMVPKAENLDYLVKQVKEGKLKTVIDSKHPLSKAEDAWAKSIAGHATGKVIVEP
- the LOC110646232 gene encoding chloroplast envelope quinone oxidoreductase homolog isoform X1, whose translation is MAGKLMHAVQYDSYGGGAAGLKHVEVPVPTPKKDEVLIKLEATSLNPVDWKIQKGILRPLMPRKFPHIPGTDVAGEVLEVGPGVKNFKTGDKIVAMLSHASVTVSLDEKQRWTGGKSGEKKALNGDVLEVSCLLELKSTRKNFWGMTGGGLAEFAVAKESLTVARPAEVSAAEGAGLPVAGLTAHQALTQSVGIKLDGSGKQANILITAASGGVGHYAVQLAKLGNIHVTATCGARNIEFVKSLGADEVLDYKTPEGAALNSPSGRKYDAVIHCATGIPWSTFEPNLSENGKVIDITPGVNAMLTFALKKLTFSKKQLVPLLMVPKAENLDYLVKQVKEGKLKTVIDSKHPLSKAEDAWAKSIAGHATGKVIVEP